One Fibrobacter sp. UWT2 genomic window, ACCGTGTAAAGGCCCACGGGCAGGTAGGCAAAGCTTGCGATGCTCGAAAGCGCATAGGGGCATGCCGACTTGAACATGAGTTTGAAGAATTGGATGGTGTGCAAGCCGATGCGGAATATCTTCAGGGTGAATGCCTGGCCGACACCGAAACCGAAGGCGGGTAGAGCCGCGATCACCATGGCGAGCGCAATCAATGGGATAGAATCAAGCTTGAGCACCCAGAGGGCAATCCCCATGACGGTGCAGTAGGACAGCGTATGGAGAACCTTGGAAATCAGAAGTTTTTTCCAGAAGTTACCGCAAATGAAGTACCAGTCAAAGAAGGCGTGTTGGAAGAGTAGACCAAGCGCAAGAACCAGTTCACCTTCGAAGACGTCGCTTTCTCTTCGGACGGCGAAGGCGAAGACGACCATGGCGATGGCCGCTAAGGTTGTCATGAAGAGCCTGAGTTGCAAGACATTGGTGAACAGGGTGCCGTTTGTGGCGCGCTTGCCGAAAAAGGCCAAAATGAGCGTTGCCATGCCAAAGTCGGCGAGGGCGCAGAAGATGGTGTAGTCGCTTTGCAGGATGCCGAAGGAACCGAACTTGACAATTCCCAAATTGTTTGCGATAAGATTCTGTACAACGACAGAA contains:
- a CDS encoding oligosaccharide flippase family protein, which gives rise to MQALRNIKIGVFISLVNVLIQGVSVVVQNLIANNLGIVKFGSFGILQSDYTIFCALADFGMATLILAFFGKRATNGTLFTNVLQLRLFMTTLAAIAMVVFAFAVRRESDVFEGELVLALGLLFQHAFFDWYFICGNFWKKLLISKVLHTLSYCTVMGIALWVLKLDSIPLIALAMVIAALPAFGFGVGQAFTLKIFRIGLHTIQFFKLMFKSACPYALSSIASFAYLPVGLYTVAHFTTPEFLGAYNFSHKLIILASGLMVHFISSSLITLHQTDTRVLHLRDQAVFTLFIAAATTPFWLFPQYTLRIIFFAAPWTPDVLETSCYCLRILACSLILQATRMGMISTLLKEKRTWLYGIMITIGGIINIAVCIGGANLLQAPYIPALTLSGDLCLSLFLLAYFVRNRRLRW